The genome window GCCCCGAAGATGCAATCGAGTTGATGGAATCGCGTATCTCTATTATAGATGAGCGATGCACAAATTGCCGCAAGTGTGTATGGGCATGTCCGTGGGAAGTGATTCAATTTCATCGAGAAGGAGTGGGGGAGTTCTCCAAAACTCAGCCAATGTATTTGAATGAACTCAAAAGTTGAAAGTAGATGAGTTGCTGAGCCTATGTGTAGATGAGTAAAAAGGAATGAGAAGAAGAGATCGATACTATGCCGGCCGATAAAAAAACACTGAAAACTGAATGCTGATAACTTAAATCCGAAATCAATAAATCATTCAATCACAAAATCACTAGATTCAAACTGTATGTTTAAAGATAAATATGATGTCATCGTCGTCGGTGCGGGACCGGCAGGATCAACAGCAGCACGATTTGCAGCAGCAGGAGGCGCCTCGGTACTCATGCTGGAGAAAGACCGCGATGTCGGTTACCCGGTACGGTGCGGCGAAGCAGTTAGTCACGAAGGGGTAGTGCAATTTATTCAGCCGGATCCGAAATGGATTGCAGCAACTGTCACTCGCTTTCGCCTTGTTGCGCCAAATGGAAAATCAGTTATCCCGCGGCTTGATGGAACGGGATACGTGCTTGAGCGGCGCTTGTTCGATTATGAATTGGCAAAATTAGCGGCAAACGAAGGTGCAGAGGTTATTACGAAAGCGTACGTGTATGACCTTCTCAAAGATGATGCTGGTAAAGCCGTTGGAGTGAAAGCGCTCGTGAAGGACAAACCTGTCGAAATTCAATCGCGCATTGTTATAGGCGCCGATGGCGTCGAGACACGAGTTGGTAAGTGGGCGGGAATCGATACCGCAAGTTCCATCCACGACATGGAAAGCTGTGCGCAGATGACGATTTCAGGAATCGATGTTGAACAAGATCTTTTAGAATTTTACTTTGGGGAAAACGTTTCACCAGGTGGATACGTGTGGGTTTTTCCAAAAGGATACAAAACGGCAAACGTCGGTTTGGGAATTACAGTTGAGGAAGCAAAGAAAAAATCTGCGATACAATATTTACAGGAATTTGTAGAACGTCACTATCCACACGCCGCTGTGCTGACACATATTGCCGGCGGAGTACCATGCGCCAAAACGTGCGATACGTTAGTGAAGAATAATGTGATGCTGGTTGGCGATGCAGGTCATCAAGTAAATCCGACTTCCGGCGGCGGTATCGTCAGTGGAATGATCGGTGGAATGCTTGCCGGGCAAGTCGTGGCTGAAGCTTTAAAGATGAACGACCTTTCGCATTTGACCGAATACGAAAAGCGCTGGCAAAAACGTCTTGGCTGGCGACACGAAGTATTCTATAATATTAAAGAAGCGATCTCAAGTATCTCGGATAAAACGCTGAACAACATTGCCGACAGCGCCCTTTCACTTCCCGAAGATAAACGGACAGTCGGTGGTATTTTTCGTACAGCATTGTGGAACAAGCCATCCATGCTGATTGAGGTAGCGAAGGTTTTTGTGTCGTAGCTGCGTGATGGTACGTTTTGAAAGGTGCAAGAACTTTCGGTAAAATATTTAACATTCTATCATCGATAGCATGATAATCCGCCAGAATCTTATATAAGAGAATGAAAAAAATGTTTGATAAGATATGACATTCC of Ignavibacteriales bacterium contains these proteins:
- a CDS encoding 4Fe-4S binding protein, giving the protein MPRKTPLMIHIIPGKCDYCGCCVGVCPEDAIELMESRISIIDERCTNCRKCVWACPWEVIQFHREGVGEFSKTQPMYLNELKS
- a CDS encoding NAD(P)/FAD-dependent oxidoreductase — protein: MFKDKYDVIVVGAGPAGSTAARFAAAGGASVLMLEKDRDVGYPVRCGEAVSHEGVVQFIQPDPKWIAATVTRFRLVAPNGKSVIPRLDGTGYVLERRLFDYELAKLAANEGAEVITKAYVYDLLKDDAGKAVGVKALVKDKPVEIQSRIVIGADGVETRVGKWAGIDTASSIHDMESCAQMTISGIDVEQDLLEFYFGENVSPGGYVWVFPKGYKTANVGLGITVEEAKKKSAIQYLQEFVERHYPHAAVLTHIAGGVPCAKTCDTLVKNNVMLVGDAGHQVNPTSGGGIVSGMIGGMLAGQVVAEALKMNDLSHLTEYEKRWQKRLGWRHEVFYNIKEAISSISDKTLNNIADSALSLPEDKRTVGGIFRTALWNKPSMLIEVAKVFVS